A genomic region of Desulfovibrio sp. contains the following coding sequences:
- a CDS encoding YIP1 family protein: MNITCPRCGFSRELPADRLPSKAVIATCPHCACRFRLVPGVGVMDVLSEPEQPVENSAHNGDSEASALRPENLGAEQHGRGAWQSGDDDPLPPGAIVPGHSVQKSSHSDDERGESREPEQKPQSGRPFPRKNAEEEKHIGNLWGLLGGKNIFGQRDDKSSETRTGGRDDDNQQKRNSQRGLFGPADDDADDSRNASAAYARESARFENDREDNHGDGQHGPANPWEAAPEPDGWIPAFYHTCMRVMFGAHNFFAHMRAESSQVRPLVFYLVISVIQVVIERVWSGIFLSLMAPSAASDPELEKMLILLSPQLSLPMTILIKTGVSVVQLYVLTALMHFTYGFITGKRPEFSLVFQVAAYAAAPSLLCVVPLLGSIVGFIWMIACVLVGCRTVLNLTWPQTFMGFAPVVLLLAPLLLQVMKAAQF; encoded by the coding sequence GTGAACATTACTTGTCCGCGTTGCGGTTTCAGCCGCGAATTGCCCGCCGATCGTCTGCCCTCCAAGGCAGTTATAGCCACATGCCCGCACTGCGCCTGCCGGTTCCGTCTGGTTCCCGGCGTTGGCGTCATGGATGTTTTGTCCGAACCCGAACAACCCGTTGAAAATTCTGCGCATAACGGTGATTCCGAAGCCTCCGCTCTGCGGCCTGAAAATTTGGGTGCGGAACAGCATGGGCGGGGAGCCTGGCAGTCGGGCGATGATGACCCATTGCCCCCTGGGGCCATTGTTCCCGGCCATTCCGTGCAGAAATCCTCCCATTCTGATGACGAACGGGGCGAAAGCCGTGAACCCGAGCAAAAGCCGCAGTCTGGCAGGCCGTTCCCCCGCAAGAATGCTGAGGAAGAAAAGCATATAGGCAACCTGTGGGGGCTGCTGGGCGGCAAAAATATTTTTGGCCAGCGTGACGACAAGAGCAGTGAAACGCGCACCGGCGGCCGGGATGACGACAATCAGCAGAAACGCAACTCGCAGCGCGGGCTTTTTGGCCCGGCTGACGATGATGCTGATGACAGCCGTAATGCCAGCGCGGCCTATGCGCGTGAATCTGCGCGTTTTGAAAACGACCGCGAAGACAACCATGGCGATGGTCAGCACGGCCCAGCCAATCCCTGGGAGGCAGCGCCCGAGCCGGATGGCTGGATACCCGCCTTTTACCACACCTGTATGCGGGTCATGTTTGGCGCGCACAACTTTTTTGCCCATATGCGGGCCGAATCCTCGCAGGTGCGGCCGCTGGTGTTCTATTTGGTCATCAGCGTTATTCAGGTTGTTATTGAAAGGGTGTGGTCGGGCATCTTTCTTTCGCTCATGGCCCCAAGCGCCGCTTCTGACCCCGAGCTGGAAAAAATGCTCATACTGCTTTCTCCCCAGCTCAGCCTGCCCATGACCATCCTGATCAAAACAGGCGTTTCTGTGGTGCAGCTCTATGTGCTGACGGCGCTGATGCATTTTACCTATGGCTTCATAACTGGCAAACGGCCCGAATTTTCTCTGGTGTTTCAGGTGGCGGCCTATGCGGCGGCCCCTTCGCTGCTGTGCGTGGTGCCCCTGCTGGGCTCCATTGTGGGCTTCATCTGGATGATTGCCTGCGTCCTTGTGGGGTGCCGCACGGTTCTTAATCTTACGTGGCCGCAGACCTTCATGGGCTTTGCCCCTGTTGTGCTGCTGCTCGCGCCGCTGTTGTTGCAGGTGATGAAGGCTGCCCAATTCTGA
- a CDS encoding RsiV family protein — MPRLVFFLLLLLPLLAYAQASLAARLPEVQAAGSLKAETPVQGIKIIPAHKDSADAPPTSLAAAADPNAGAGQPPQPSANAGKDSPAVADTPAGADAAPAPDAVDKTDKKTAAAIISGSRRPGIIEHQIVRTNREDKPDINLSYPSLGIRTIDANIREWATGIADAFEETFNSPGLYPDENRPVPELWCSYSVSHPSDKALSITFEVWTYTGGSQGNLDIMTLNYSLLTGQRLGLVDIFEDPDAALAIMSAWSRRELFQRLGGMRQEQYLRTGLNPVPENFASLTLTPSGIRINFQPYQVAPGMAGAQKVEIPIEELQPAHPLMLLWGK, encoded by the coding sequence ATGCCCCGCCTAGTCTTTTTTCTGCTTCTGCTTTTGCCGCTGCTGGCATACGCGCAAGCCTCCCTTGCCGCCCGCCTGCCCGAAGTGCAGGCAGCGGGATCACTAAAAGCTGAAACTCCGGTTCAGGGCATTAAAATAATACCGGCCCACAAGGATTCCGCGGACGCGCCGCCCACTTCGCTGGCCGCCGCTGCCGACCCCAATGCGGGTGCAGGCCAGCCCCCTCAGCCCTCAGCCAATGCGGGCAAAGACAGCCCTGCCGTAGCGGACACCCCTGCCGGGGCAGATGCAGCGCCAGCGCCGGACGCTGTGGACAAAACCGACAAAAAAACCGCGGCAGCCATCATTTCCGGTTCTCGCCGCCCTGGCATCATTGAACACCAGATTGTGCGCACCAACCGTGAAGACAAGCCGGATATCAACCTCAGCTATCCTTCCCTGGGCATTCGCACTATAGATGCCAATATCCGCGAATGGGCCACGGGCATAGCCGACGCCTTTGAAGAAACCTTCAATTCGCCCGGTCTGTACCCGGATGAAAACCGCCCCGTTCCTGAACTGTGGTGTTCCTACTCCGTCAGCCATCCTTCGGACAAGGCACTGAGCATCACCTTTGAAGTCTGGACATACACGGGCGGCTCGCAAGGCAATCTGGACATCATGACCCTGAACTACAGCCTGCTGACAGGCCAACGCCTTGGGCTGGTGGATATTTTTGAAGACCCGGACGCGGCCCTTGCCATCATGTCCGCATGGTCGCGCAGGGAGCTTTTCCAGCGTCTGGGCGGCATGCGTCAGGAGCAGTACCTGCGCACAGGTCTTAATCCCGTGCCGGAAAACTTCGCCAGCCTGACCCTGACGCCCTCGGGCATACGCATCAACTTTCAGCCCTATCAGGTGGCCCCTGGCATGGCTGGCGCGCAGAAGGTGGAAATCCCCATTGAAGAACTCCAGCCTGCGCATCCCCTGATGCTGCTCTGGGGCAAATAA
- the yedF gene encoding sulfurtransferase-like selenium metabolism protein YedF, producing the protein MKLFDCRGLACPQPVMRARDALAAGAAALEVLVDNEPARENVRRFLEGRGFAVATSQEGPDCWRITASADEAAASAPQQAAEASRPLGETNRTLVLITTETIGRGDDGLGAKLMGNFVATLPELGPRLWRIVLINGGVKLASQPGPALDALKKMAADGVSVLVCGTCLAHFGLLEAKEVGDTSNMLDIVTSLDLADKVIRP; encoded by the coding sequence ATGAAACTATTTGATTGCAGAGGGCTGGCCTGCCCCCAGCCCGTCATGCGCGCCCGCGACGCACTGGCAGCAGGAGCAGCCGCCCTTGAAGTGCTGGTAGACAACGAGCCTGCACGGGAAAATGTGCGGCGTTTTCTGGAAGGTCGCGGCTTTGCCGTTGCGACCAGTCAGGAAGGCCCCGACTGCTGGCGCATAACGGCAAGCGCCGATGAAGCTGCGGCATCCGCCCCGCAGCAGGCTGCGGAAGCTTCCCGCCCCTTAGGTGAAACCAACCGGACGCTGGTGCTCATCACCACTGAGACCATTGGCCGTGGCGATGACGGGCTGGGCGCAAAACTCATGGGCAATTTTGTGGCAACCCTGCCTGAGCTTGGCCCCCGGCTGTGGCGCATTGTGCTGATCAACGGCGGCGTCAAACTGGCATCCCAGCCTGGCCCTGCGCTCGACGCCCTTAAAAAAATGGCGGCCGATGGCGTTTCTGTGCTTGTGTGCGGCACCTGCCTTGCGCACTTTGGCCTGCTGGAGGCCAAGGAAGTGGGCGACACCTCAAACATGCTTGATATCGTCACGAGCCTTGACCTCGCGGACAAGGTCATCCGTCCCTGA
- a CDS encoding iron-containing alcohol dehydrogenase produces MSTDLKSMHMGQITSFFIPNVTLVGEGCSKEIPARLKSINGAKPLVVTDQGIVNAGILKVITDILDAAKMKYAIYDKTIPNPTDKNVAEAFDLYKKEKCDSIVTLGGGSSHDCGKGVGFLAGNGGKIHDYEGVDKSKKPFPPYVAVNTTAGTASEMTRFCIITDTSRKVKMAIVDWRCTPSVAIDDPVLMMGMPPALTAATGMDALTHAVEAYVSTAATPMTDACAEKAMEYINRYLRRAVANGRDKEAREGMCYAQYLAGMAFNNASLGHVHAMAHQLGGFYDLPHGECNAILLPHVCEYNRISSRRRFGRIAQLLGELTQGISADEASRKAITAINILSKDVGIPDGLVALGKKYGKEVREADIPTMTANAQKDACGLTNPRSMTDAAVAAIYKAAL; encoded by the coding sequence ATGAGTACGGATCTTAAGAGCATGCATATGGGTCAGATCACCTCGTTCTTTATCCCCAACGTCACCCTGGTGGGCGAGGGATGTTCCAAAGAGATTCCTGCTCGATTGAAGAGCATCAATGGCGCGAAGCCGCTGGTTGTAACTGACCAGGGCATCGTTAATGCCGGTATCCTTAAAGTGATCACCGACATCCTTGATGCCGCCAAGATGAAGTATGCCATATACGATAAGACTATCCCGAACCCCACGGACAAAAACGTTGCAGAAGCTTTTGACCTCTACAAAAAGGAAAAGTGCGACAGCATCGTTACCCTTGGCGGCGGCAGCTCGCATGACTGCGGCAAGGGCGTGGGCTTTCTGGCAGGCAACGGTGGCAAGATTCATGACTATGAAGGCGTGGACAAGTCCAAAAAGCCCTTCCCCCCGTATGTTGCAGTGAACACCACCGCTGGCACCGCCTCTGAAATGACGCGCTTCTGCATTATTACCGACACCTCGCGCAAGGTGAAAATGGCCATTGTTGACTGGCGCTGTACCCCCAGCGTGGCCATTGACGATCCCGTCCTGATGATGGGCATGCCCCCGGCCCTGACTGCGGCCACGGGCATGGACGCCCTGACCCACGCTGTGGAAGCCTATGTTTCCACCGCCGCCACGCCCATGACCGATGCCTGCGCTGAAAAGGCCATGGAATACATCAACCGTTATCTGCGCCGCGCCGTTGCCAACGGCCGGGACAAGGAAGCCCGCGAAGGCATGTGCTATGCCCAGTATCTGGCTGGTATGGCTTTCAACAACGCCAGCCTCGGCCACGTGCACGCCATGGCTCACCAGCTTGGCGGCTTCTATGACCTGCCCCACGGCGAATGCAACGCCATCCTGCTGCCCCATGTGTGCGAATACAACCGCATCTCCAGCCGCCGCCGCTTTGGCCGCATTGCCCAGCTCCTGGGCGAACTCACCCAGGGCATCAGCGCTGACGAAGCCTCGCGCAAAGCCATCACCGCCATCAACATCCTGTCCAAGGACGTGGGTATCCCTGATGGCCTGGTCGCTCTTGGCAAGAAGTACGGCAAGGAAGTACGCGAAGCCGATATTCCCACCATGACCGCTAACGCCCAGAAGGACGCCTGCGGCCTTACCAACCCCCGCTCCATGACGGACGCGGCTGTGGCGGCTATCTACAAGGCGGCCCTGTAA
- a CDS encoding sodium:calcium antiporter, with translation MTIRALRPYIIAVGMTLPGIGLRFLHPDVSPLLVALLSGMAILGASFLLTWACEVAQMDIPQAVAVAVVAFIAVLPEYAVDMYFTWMAGQHPESAYSHYAIANMTGANRLLIGVGWSSIVLVFARRFHTGVSLPDDKRTDVLFLGLATIYALFIPLKGSLTWVDGVVLLGIYIWYICIIARRPVEEEDPEGPAALLAHFAKKVRLRSVIFIFLFSALVILCNAEPFSESLVASGKLLGINEFLLVQWLAPLASESPEFIIALMFAARGNASLALGSLLSSKLNQWTLLVGMIPGVYAASSGSLSPSINLDTHQFQEILLTAGQSLFAVALLVDLRLHVREALWLFILFAAQLLSPLYDTQVEALLGLAHDPLRLHYFFAQVYLVLAAVLLLRNWRGLLRLREGFKV, from the coding sequence ATGACAATTCGCGCACTGCGCCCCTACATCATTGCCGTGGGTATGACCCTGCCAGGCATTGGGCTGCGTTTTCTGCACCCAGACGTTTCACCGCTTCTGGTGGCCCTGCTTTCGGGCATGGCGATTCTGGGCGCATCCTTTCTGCTCACCTGGGCGTGTGAAGTCGCCCAGATGGACATTCCGCAGGCGGTGGCCGTTGCTGTTGTGGCTTTTATCGCCGTTCTGCCGGAATACGCCGTGGACATGTACTTTACCTGGATGGCGGGCCAGCACCCCGAGAGCGCGTACTCCCACTACGCCATTGCCAACATGACCGGGGCCAACAGGCTGCTCATCGGCGTGGGCTGGTCGTCCATTGTGCTTGTTTTTGCCAGACGGTTTCATACGGGCGTTTCCCTGCCGGACGACAAACGCACGGACGTGCTCTTTCTCGGCCTGGCGACCATTTACGCCCTGTTTATTCCGCTCAAGGGTTCGCTGACATGGGTTGACGGCGTCGTGCTGCTGGGCATCTACATCTGGTACATCTGCATCATCGCCCGCAGACCCGTGGAGGAGGAAGACCCCGAAGGCCCCGCAGCCCTGCTGGCCCACTTTGCCAAAAAGGTGCGCCTGCGCAGCGTTATTTTTATTTTCCTTTTTTCGGCGCTGGTCATTCTGTGCAATGCCGAACCCTTCAGCGAAAGCCTGGTTGCCAGCGGGAAACTGCTTGGCATCAACGAATTTTTGCTTGTGCAGTGGCTTGCGCCTCTTGCCTCGGAGTCGCCCGAATTCATCATTGCCCTCATGTTTGCCGCAAGGGGCAATGCTTCTCTGGCTCTGGGCAGCCTGCTTTCGTCCAAGCTCAACCAGTGGACCCTGCTTGTCGGCATGATCCCCGGCGTCTACGCCGCATCATCCGGCTCGCTTTCGCCTTCCATAAACCTTGACACTCACCAGTTTCAGGAAATACTACTGACCGCCGGGCAGTCCCTTTTTGCCGTGGCCCTGCTGGTGGATCTGCGCCTGCATGTACGCGAGGCCCTGTGGCTGTTCATCCTGTTTGCAGCCCAGTTGCTCTCGCCGCTCTATGACACCCAGGTTGAAGCCCTGCTGGGTCTTGCGCACGATCCTTTACGCCTGCACTATTTCTTTGCGCAGGTGTATCTGGTGCTGGCGGCGGTGCTGCTGCTCAGAAACTGGCGTGGCCTTCTGCGCCTGCGTGAAGGATTCAAGGTTTAA
- a CDS encoding GNAT family N-acyltransferase: MPGNADILPLAPGRPLVRSVGRLARALARQLSGFARLEKMADTLPQCGDPQTFATACLTALDVRTECLRGDLERIPAQGPVVLFANHPSGALEGVMLAALCGKARPDLKILASDALLRIPQLAQLAPMLLPLNLSGGAAANAAVLRTAMTHLQSGGALGIFPSGCVARWQLGRGIAEQPWSRLLSRLGGRNADIPGLNFVPLHMSVRQNPLFIAATAFKGNVGEALLPNTLFRQRGSTARMIVGEAIPAEILTGLDHEQRTHCLGLCRSALGSEHGAAGHAANCQPLAPAAAKMDIMVSLAALPENRMLAREGRYCVYLLEGDESPLLLDELTRRREEAFRALGEGSGQARDTDRYDPLYSHLLLMDEEGKNIAGSYRARVVRPEGTWQYDKKRLYTASLFEYEPEFFHQCGNALELGRAFVCPEYQRDYTPLLLLWKGIGQMALRNGVRTLFGPASIGLNYRPQSVDLLWRHLRLRHWDTPLASMVRGKQPRKLRQELPFAQHLDYKSVNALVRQMEGGRTLPILFKHYLQLGGRIAAFHEDRTFGTLDALLVVDLLNAPDKQLRRYVGEEGMRRLREGSWPA; this comes from the coding sequence ATGCCCGGCAATGCTGATATTTTACCCCTTGCACCTGGCCGCCCACTGGTCAGAAGCGTCGGGCGGCTGGCCCGCGCCCTCGCCCGTCAGCTTTCGGGTTTTGCCAGGTTGGAAAAAATGGCCGACACTCTGCCCCAGTGCGGCGATCCTCAAACCTTTGCCACCGCCTGCCTCACCGCGTTGGATGTGCGTACGGAATGCCTGCGCGGCGATCTGGAGCGCATCCCTGCCCAGGGGCCGGTGGTGCTTTTTGCCAACCATCCCTCTGGCGCTCTTGAAGGGGTGATGCTTGCAGCCCTCTGCGGCAAGGCGCGTCCCGACCTCAAAATTCTTGCCAGCGATGCACTGCTGCGCATTCCCCAACTGGCGCAGCTGGCCCCCATGCTGCTACCCCTGAATCTATCTGGGGGCGCAGCCGCCAACGCCGCGGTGCTGCGCACTGCCATGACCCACCTGCAGTCAGGCGGCGCACTGGGTATTTTTCCCTCAGGGTGCGTGGCCCGCTGGCAATTGGGGCGTGGCATTGCGGAACAGCCATGGTCGCGCCTGCTCAGCAGGCTTGGCGGGCGCAATGCCGATATTCCCGGCCTGAATTTTGTTCCTTTGCATATGTCCGTACGGCAAAACCCCCTGTTTATCGCCGCAACAGCGTTCAAGGGAAACGTGGGCGAGGCCCTGTTGCCCAATACCCTGTTCAGACAAAGGGGAAGCACTGCCCGCATGATCGTTGGCGAAGCCATCCCCGCAGAGATTCTGACCGGGCTGGATCATGAGCAACGCACGCACTGTCTGGGGCTTTGCCGTTCTGCTCTGGGTTCTGAACACGGCGCAGCCGGGCACGCAGCCAACTGCCAGCCCCTGGCCCCTGCCGCTGCCAAGATGGATATAATGGTCAGCCTTGCCGCCTTGCCGGAAAACCGCATGCTGGCCCGCGAAGGCCGCTACTGCGTCTATCTGCTTGAGGGCGATGAATCACCCCTGTTGCTGGACGAACTGACCAGAAGGCGCGAAGAGGCCTTCCGCGCGCTGGGTGAAGGATCGGGACAGGCGCGAGATACCGACCGCTACGACCCCCTGTATTCACACCTTCTGCTCATGGACGAAGAAGGCAAAAACATTGCCGGTTCATACCGGGCACGCGTGGTGCGGCCAGAAGGAACCTGGCAGTATGACAAAAAACGCCTCTACACTGCCTCGCTCTTTGAATACGAGCCGGAATTTTTCCACCAGTGCGGCAATGCACTGGAACTGGGGCGCGCCTTTGTCTGCCCCGAATACCAGCGCGATTACACGCCCCTGCTTCTGCTGTGGAAGGGCATTGGGCAGATGGCCCTGCGCAATGGCGTACGCACCCTTTTTGGCCCGGCCAGCATTGGCCTCAACTACCGCCCGCAATCGGTAGACCTGCTCTGGCGGCACCTGCGCCTGCGCCATTGGGATACCCCTCTGGCAAGCATGGTACGTGGCAAACAGCCCCGCAAACTGCGCCAAGAGCTGCCCTTTGCCCAGCATCTTGATTACAAGTCTGTCAACGCACTGGTACGACAGATGGAGGGCGGGCGCACCCTGCCCATACTTTTTAAACACTACCTGCAACTGGGCGGGCGCATTGCCGCCTTTCACGAAGACAGAACCTTTGGCACCCTTGATGCCCTGCTGGTGGTGGATCTGCTCAACGCACCCGACAAACAGTTGCGCCGCTATGTGGGTGAAGAAGGTATGCGCAGGCTCCGCGAGGGCAGCTGGCCCGCGTAG
- a CDS encoding bacteriohemerythrin, with translation MGIVLQVVIIAALGGLAVLGGIQGMSWLVVGIIFVCAGANIWLWLSGRSRAARLAQYLDAQTSSPSADDNVEQRAMQCIESLRETLKTKADAQVVESLQAQNSELAKQLKESEELVVTLRGRREKGVIALHKAHAVCTRLSGDMRKLASLITDVNGGVAVQRDRLVETGAAMERVADSASQASLRVRELSENAQNSSASAATGEQEVEGAVGSIDSVRDTIVQLKEAMAGLGEKASNIGQVMSVINEVADQTNLLALNAAIEAARAGEAGRGFAVVADEVRKLAEKTMGATKEVEEAVKAIQDETRRNVLTVDKAAQLSVDAADKATNAGDVMRAILQSMADTAGHLASIAAGAAEQSEQSTGTSGALEEVRDVAESTSKNMEMFTASLLTFQSGMEELDMIVNALVAGDFDQALSDKFVEWTPKLELHVPLVDREHKLLVEYINELHQAMTHNKPVTEMITVLKKLRDYTATHFGDEERLFNVPAYKAATEHMKIHKKFVAKLDEVEDQLRMGTATVSMDLLTFLKDWLVQHIMGTDPTYLPYLKPEDKEPAEKR, from the coding sequence ATGGGCATTGTGCTGCAGGTAGTAATCATTGCCGCTTTGGGCGGTTTGGCCGTTTTGGGCGGTATACAGGGGATGAGCTGGCTGGTGGTCGGCATTATTTTTGTCTGCGCCGGTGCAAACATCTGGCTCTGGCTGAGCGGGCGTTCCCGTGCCGCCCGTCTGGCGCAGTATCTGGACGCTCAGACATCATCGCCATCTGCTGATGACAATGTGGAACAGCGGGCCATGCAGTGCATTGAAAGCCTGCGTGAAACGCTGAAAACCAAGGCGGACGCTCAGGTTGTGGAATCCTTGCAGGCGCAGAACAGCGAACTCGCCAAGCAGCTCAAGGAATCTGAGGAACTTGTCGTAACCTTGCGAGGACGGCGCGAAAAGGGCGTTATCGCTCTGCACAAGGCCCATGCGGTGTGCACCAGACTTTCTGGCGACATGCGCAAGCTTGCCAGCCTCATTACGGACGTGAACGGCGGCGTTGCCGTGCAGCGCGACAGACTTGTGGAAACAGGCGCGGCTATGGAGCGCGTGGCCGATTCTGCCAGTCAGGCCTCCCTGCGTGTGCGTGAACTCTCGGAAAACGCCCAGAATTCAAGCGCCAGCGCCGCCACGGGCGAGCAGGAAGTGGAAGGCGCGGTTGGCTCCATTGACAGTGTGCGCGACACCATCGTGCAACTCAAGGAAGCCATGGCCGGGCTGGGCGAAAAAGCCAGCAATATCGGTCAGGTTATGAGCGTCATCAACGAAGTGGCAGACCAGACCAATCTGCTGGCCCTCAACGCCGCCATTGAAGCGGCGCGCGCTGGCGAGGCCGGGCGCGGATTTGCCGTGGTGGCCGACGAAGTGCGCAAGCTGGCTGAAAAAACCATGGGCGCCACCAAGGAAGTCGAGGAGGCCGTTAAGGCCATTCAGGATGAAACCCGGCGCAATGTGCTGACTGTGGACAAGGCCGCGCAATTGAGCGTGGACGCGGCAGACAAGGCCACCAATGCCGGTGATGTGATGCGTGCTATTCTGCAAAGCATGGCGGATACCGCCGGGCACCTCGCCAGCATCGCTGCCGGTGCCGCTGAGCAGTCCGAGCAGAGCACTGGAACCAGCGGTGCGCTGGAAGAAGTCCGAGATGTGGCAGAAAGCACCTCCAAAAACATGGAGATGTTTACGGCCTCGTTGCTGACCTTCCAGAGCGGCATGGAAGAGCTGGATATGATCGTCAACGCGCTTGTTGCAGGCGACTTTGACCAGGCCCTTTCCGACAAGTTCGTGGAGTGGACGCCCAAGCTCGAGCTGCATGTGCCCCTGGTGGACAGGGAGCACAAACTCCTTGTGGAGTATATCAACGAACTGCATCAGGCCATGACGCACAACAAGCCCGTGACTGAAATGATCACGGTGCTCAAGAAGCTGCGCGACTACACGGCCACCCACTTTGGCGATGAAGAAAGGCTGTTCAATGTTCCCGCTTACAAGGCCGCAACGGAACACATGAAGATCCATAAAAAGTTTGTTGCCAAGCTGGATGAGGTGGAAGATCAGTTGCGCATGGGCACCGCTACCGTGAGCATGGATCTGCTGACCTTTCTTAAGGATTGGTTGGTGCAGCACATCATGGGCACAGACCCCACCTATCTGCCCTACCTCAAGCCTGAGGACAAGGAACCCGCGGAAAAGCGGTAG